The following nucleotide sequence is from Planctomycetota bacterium.
ACAAGGGGAGAGGGGGAACAAAGACATGTTGCAACAGAGCAGCGGGGTATGAGATGAAGTTCACGGTGGGCGAAATCGCCGAGGCGACCGGCGGAGAAATTCTGGCCGGGCTTCGCCCCGGCGAAGGGGGGCTACGCCCTGGCGAAGCCGGGTCGGCCGGCGCCCCGGCCAGGCGCATCGTCACGGACACGCGCGCCCTGGCGGCGGGCGAAACGTTCCTTGCGCTTCGCGGCCGGCGGTTCGACGGCCACGCCTTCCTCGAGAAGGCGGTCCGCCGCGGGGCGTCGTGCCTGGTCATCGACCGGCCGGAATCGCTCGACGCGCTGGGCCGGACGGACGCGCGGCTGGGGGCGCTCGCGCGGGCGGCGCGGAGGCGGCTGAAATGCCCCGTCATCGCCATCACGGGTTCCTGCGGCAAGACGACGCTGAAGGAGATGGTGGGGCAGGTGCTCGGCCGGCGCCTGAAAGGCCGGCAGCCGCCGAAAAGTTTCAACAACCTCATCGGCGTGCCGCTCACGCTTCTCGGCGCGGAGGAGGACGACGAGTTTGTGCTTTGCGAGTTCGGCACGAACGCGCCGGGAGAGATTGCGCGGCTGTCGGCGATGGCCGAGCCGACCATCGGAGCGGTGACGCTGGTGGGGTCGGCGCATCTGGAAGGCCTCGGGTCGCTCGAGGGCGTGGCGGCGGAGAAGGGGGCGCTCGTCGAGTCGCTGACGCCGAAGGGCCTGGCGGTCCTGAACGCCGACGATCCGCGTGTGGCGGCCATGGCCGGCCGGTGCCGGGCCCGGGTCGTGACGTTCGGCCGCTGCGAGGGGGCGGACCTGCGGGCGGAGGACCTGATTCAGACGGACCGGAGCATCCAGTTCACGGCTGTCGCGGCCGGGGCGAAGGCGGGCGCGGGCGTCGGGTTCGCCCTCCCCGTGCCGGGGGAGCACCAGGCGCTGCTGGCGTTGGCGGCGGCGGCGGTGGCGCGCGAGGTGGGCGTGCCGTTCGAGGCGACGGCCGAAGCGCTGCGAGACTTTCGCCCGCCGCCCATGCGTCTGGCGGTCGAGGAAGCGGGCGGCGTCCTCGTGGTGAACGACGCGTATAATGCCAATCCGGAGAGCATGCGGGCGGCGCTTCGGCTGCTGGCGCTCTGGCCGGAGCGGCGAAAGGTGTTTTTCTGCGGCGACATGCTGGAACTGGGGGCGCACAGCGCCGCGGCGCACGCGGCCCTCGGGCGCGAGATTGCGGAAGCGGGCGTCCAGCGGCTCGTCTGCGTGGGAACCGAGACGCGGGCGACGGCGCGGGCCGCCGTCGAGGCCGGCCTGGCCGGGGATGCCGTCTCAACCTATGCGAGCGCGGACCTCGCCTCGGCCGATGCGGCGAAGACGGTCGAGCGGGGCGACGTGGTCCTCGTCAAAGGATCGCGGGCGATCGGAATGGAGCGCGTGGTCGAGGCGATCGCCGCCGCGGCCGCGCCGGCCGGAGAACCAGCGAAATGATAGACGGACATCCCACCGGTTGGAAGGCGGTCTTCCACCCCCGCTCGTGGCGCGGGCGGGACTCAAGTGAGCCCTCGGGGGCGGCGGCGAAACTGGGTCAGCGCCGCGGCCGGCCCGAAGGCTCCGTGGGATGCACGGGAGAGGCGAGATGATCTACTGGCTGATCTTCAAGGTCCAGACGGTCGTGGAGTTTTTGCACGCGCACGGCCTGGACCGGTACACGAATGTGTTCCGGTATCAGACATTTCGGATGGCGTTCGCGGTGGTGACGAGTTTCTTTCTGTGCATGGCGTTCGAGTCGCCGGTCATCCGGTTGCTGCGTCGGCTGAAGGTGGGCGGCGCGGTGGACTTCAAGCACGAAGTCGTAGACCGCATGTACGCCTCGAAAGCGGGCACGCCGACGATGGGCGGCCTGCTGATCCTGCCGGCCGTCCTTCTGGCGACCGTCCTCTGGGCCGACATTCAGAACTTCTACGTCTTTCTCGGGCTGGTGACGGTGGTGTGGCTCGGCGTGCTGGGCGGGGTGGACGATTACCTGAAACTCGTCAAGAAGAACCGCGACGGCCTGAGGATGTGGGAGAAACTGGTCTTTCAGATCGCCCTGGCGATGCTCCTGGCGTTCTTCCTGCACCAGGTGGGCAAGGACACGATTCGCCTGCCGGAGAGCGACGAGCGCGGCATCGCGCTGAATCTGCCGTTCTACAAGTTTCCCATTCTGCTCGGGTTCTGGGGGTTCTTCGGCATCGCGATCCTGGTCGTCGCGGGCACGAGCAACGCCGTCAACCTGACGGACGGGATGGACGGCCTGGCGATCGGGAGCATGACGCCTCCCACGGCCGTGTTCCTCGCCATCAGTTACATAGCCGGCCGGGTGGACTACTCGGCGTACCTGTTCGTGCCCTACGTGCCCGGGGTGGGGGAGTTGGCCGTCTTCTGCGGCGCGCTCTTGGGCGCGAGCCTGGGGTTCCTCTGGTACAACTGTTCGCCCGCGCAGGTGTTCATGGGCGACACGGGAAGCCTGGCGCTCGGGGGGGCGATCGGCTACGTGGCCCTGGCGACGCGCCAGGAACTGCTGCTCCTGGTCGCGGGCGGCATCTTTGTTCTGGAGGCCCTCAGCGTCATCGGCCAGGTCGCGTACTTCAAACTCACGGGCGGCAAGCGCATCCTCCTGATGAGCCCCATGCACTTTCATTTTCAATTGAAAGGCTGGACCGAGACGCAGACGGTGGTTCGTTTCTGGTTGCTGGGCGCCATGTTTGCCGCCATGGCGCTCGCGACGCTGAAACTCAGGTGATGGATTCCAGGCGGGAGGCGAACGATGGCCGCAGGCGCACACGCATTGTCCTATGACAATACCGACCGGCCGATCCCCGAGGCCCGGGTCCTCGTCATGGTGGTCCTGGCGCTGATGGCGTTCGGCGTCCTCATGGTCTACAGCGCCAGCCGCTCCGTCGACCCCGGGGGCGGCGGGTCGTACTTCGTACGGCACCTGCTTTTCCTGCCGATTGCGATCGTGGCGATGGCGTTCGGGGCGTGCGTGCCTTACCACTGGCTGAACCGCGGCTGGCTGGCGGCGGCGATCTTCGTCGGCACGGTCGGCCTCCTGGGCCTGGTCCTGCTTTTCGGCGACCCGGTCAACGGAGCCCGGCGCTGGTTTTCGGTCGCCGTGGCGGGGATGCGCGTGAGTTTTCAGCCCTCGGAGTTGGCGAAGGTGGGGCTCGTCATTTTCCTGGCGCACTTCTTCAGCCGACCGAAGGCCGACGCGCGGAGTTTCCCGCGCTCGTTCCTGCCGGCGATGGGGGCGATCGGCCTCGTCGGCGCCCTCATTGTGAAGGAGGACTTCGGCACGGCCGCCCTCGTCGGCTTCGTCGCCTTGCTCCTCTGCCTCATCGCCGGCTGCCGGTGGTGGCATTTTCTGACGGTGCTTCCGTTCGCAGGGCTCGGTTTCTGGCTCACGGTGGTCCGTGTCGAGTACCGGTGGGAACGGCTGATCGCGTTCCTCGATCCCTGGGCCCACCAGGACGGGGCCGGCTGGCACATCACGCAGAGCCTCATGGGGATCGGGCGTGGCGGCTTCTTCGGCGTCGGGATCGGCGCCGGCGTCCAGAAGTTCTACATCCCGGAATGCGAAACCGACTTCATCTTCTCCGTCCTCTGCGAGGAGATGGGCCTGGTGGGGGCGATTCTCGTGCTGGGTCTCTTCGGCGTATTCGTCTGGCGGGCCGGCCGGGCCATCCGCCGGGCGCCCGACCGCTTCGGATTTTTCCTCGCCACCGGGGCCCTGCTGACGATCGGCCTTCAGGCGGTGATGAACATCGGCGTCGCGACCAGCGCGCTGCCCGCCAAGGGCATCGGCCTGCCGTTCATCAGTTACGGCGGCTCGGGGCTGGTGATGATGAGCCTGGCGGCGGGTCTGATCGCGTCGGTCGCGCGCAGCGGCGGATCGCCCGGACGGCCTCTCTGGACGGGCGCCGCGTCCGGTCCGTCGCTCCTCGTTCGCCGGCGCACCTGCTACGGGCGTTAACCAAGGAATCGGCCGGAACGGTATTCCGGGATGCGGGCACGATGCGTGAGAGCGGACGGCGAATCTTCCTGGCGGGCGGCGGGACCGGAGGCCACCTGTACCCGGGCCTCGCGGTGGCCGAGGCGATTCTTCGGCGGCGGCCGGAAACCTCCATCGCCTTTTCCTGCACGCGGGGCGAGATGGACTCCAAAATCCTCCGGGGCAGGGGCCTGCCCGTCACGCCGATCGATTCGCGCCCCTTTCGCCCGCGCTCGCCGTGGTCATGGCCCCGGTTTGTCATCAGCCTGGTCCTCGCGGGAAACCACGCGCGACGCCGCTTCCGCGAATTCTGCCCGGACGTCGTGCTGGGTCTGGGGGGCTACGGCAGTTACGCGCCCGTCCGCGTCGGCCAGAAGTACGGCGCCGCGACGGCCATTCTGAACCCGGACATCATCCCCGGGCGTGCCAATCGCCGACTCGCACGCCGCGCCGACGCCGTCTTCTGCCAGTTCCAGCCGACCCTCGAGGCACTCGGCGATGCCGCGCGGCTTACCGGTTGTCCGGTCCGCGCGAGCGTCCTGGGGCGCGACCGCGCGAAAGCCCTGGCCGGCTTCGGCCTGGACGCCGCCCGCCGGACGCTCCTCGTGACGGGCGCCTCGAGCGGCGCCCAAACCGTGAACCGCAGCCTCGTGGCCCTTCTCAAGGACCGCGGCCTGCCCGAGGGCTGGCAGGTGCTCCACCTGACGGGCGAACTGGACCACGCCCAGGTCGCGGAGGCGTACCGCGGCATCCGGGTTCCCACGGCGGTGCGGGCGTACGAGCACGACATGGGCCTCGCCTACGCCGCCGCCGACCTGGCCGTCGCGCGGGCCGGCGCCTCCACCATCGCCGAACTCCTGGCCGTCGGCCTGCCGGCCGTCTTCATGCCGTATCCCTTTCATCGGGACCAGCACCAGATGCACCAGGCGCGGGCGGTCGAGGCGATGGGCGCGGCCGTGGTTGTCGAGGATCGGCCCGGCGATCCGGCGACGTGGCGGGACCTGGCGGCGGCGCTGGAATCGCTGATGGCCGACGACGGCCGCCGACGCGAACTGGCCGGCCGGGCCCGCGCGGCCGGACGCCCCGAGGCCGCTGACACGGTCGCCGGCGCCCTGCTCGAACTGGCCGATGGCGTCGCCGAACGCCGCCACGCCGGTATCCGCGCCGGCCGCGGAACGAGATGACTAATCCTACAGCGCCGCTTGAGCCTTTGCGCGGTGGGTCTCCCGACCCACCGCGCGATGAAACCGAGTCGGCGCGGCGGGTCGGGAGACCCGCCGCGCACAAGAACGGCCCGGGCGTTGACAGCCGGGCCCGCGAAACGTAAACTCCGCGCGGAGAGCGAAACGATGGCCGAACGGAATCCTTCCCTGCCGACCAAACCCTACGCCGGACGAAAAATCCATTTCGTCGGGATCGGCGGCTGCGGCATGTGCGGCCTGGCGGAGTTCGTCCTCATGGAGGGCGGCGAGGTGTCCGGCTCGGACCGGAAGGAAAGCCCGGCGACGGACCGCCTCCGCCGACTCGGGGCGCAAGTTCACGTCGGCCACGACCGCGCCCACGTGCCGGCCGGCGCCGAACGCGTCGTCTCGAGCGCCGCCGTACCCCCCGATAACCCCGAACTGGCGGAGGCCCGGAGCCGCGGAATCCCCGTCGAAAAGTACGCGCGGTTTCTCGGCCGGCTGATGGAACTGCGTCGCGGCATCGCCGTCGCCGGGACGCACGGCAAGAGCACGACGACCGCGATGACCGGCTTCGTCCTGCGCGAGGCCGGTCTGGACCCGAGTTTCGTCATCGGGGCCGACGTGCCTCAACTCTGCGCAGCATCCTGCGGAGGCGGCGGCTCCCACGCCGGAACCGGGCCGCACCTCGTGGTCGAGGCGTGCGAATTCAACCGGTCGTTCCTCGCCCTCGCGCCCCAGGCGGCCTGCATCCTCAACGTCGAGGAGGATCACCTGGACTATTACCGCGACCTGGCGGAGATCCGCGAGGCCTTCGCCGACTTCGCCTCGCGCGTCTCGCCCGGCGGGCGGCTCGTCGTGACCGGCACGGACCTGGCGTTTTCCCAATTGACCGAGAGCGCCCGGGCGACCGTCGAGACCTTCGGCATCGGCGGCCAGTGGAACTGGCGGGCCGAAAACCTCGAAGCCGACCGCGGACGATTCGCCTTCGACGTCTATCGCGGCAGGGACCTCTACGGCTCCGTCCGGCTCCGGATTCCGGGGCAGCACCACGTGCTGAACGCCCTGGCGGCCGTCGCCCTCTGCCATTGGGCGGGGGCGCCCGCGCCGGCCGTCGTCCAGGCCCTTGGGGCCTTCGAGGGCGCCAGGCGGCGAACCGAGGTCCTGGGCGAGGCGGCCGGCGTCACCGTCGTGGACGACTACGCCCACCACCCGACCGAGATTATGGCGACGCTGCGGGCGGTTCGGCAGCGCTTCGAGCCGAAACGCCTCTGGGTCGTCTTCCAGCCCCACCAGTACAGCCGGACGCGGTTTCTCCTGAAAGATTTTGCGCGGGCCCTCGTCCTGGCCGATAAGGTCATTGTGCCGGACATCTACTTCGTCCGGGACAGCGAACTCGAGCGCCAGGCCGTCCGCAGCCAGGACCTGGTCGGGGAGATCCAGGGACTCGGGGCCGACGCCCTCTACATGGAATCCTTCGATTCGATTCGGCGGTACCTCGTCGAGAGTCTCGCCGCCGGCGACGTCCTGACGGTCATGGGGGCCGGCGACGTCTGGCGGCTGGGCGCGCCGCTCCTGGCGGACCTGGAGCGGGGTTCGGCTCCGACGCGCCGCGAGCCGACCCGCCGGGCCAACCGAGAGGGCACATGATGGATATCTTCAAAGGGCTCGAGCCAATCGTCCAGCGGGATTTTCCCCTCGGCGAAATGACGACGTTCGGCGTAGGCGGGCCGGCCGAGCACTTCGCCCGCCCTCGCAACGAGAAAGAACTGCACGACCTGCTCGTGCAATGCGAGAAGCACGGCCTGGAGGTCCGCGCCATCGGCCGAGGGTCCAACATCCTTGTCCTGGACGAAGGCGTGCCGGGCGTCGTCGTTCAACTGGACCGCGACGGCTTCGGCCAGATCGCCATTCAGGACGACCTCGTCTGCGCCGGCGCCGCCGCCCTCATCCAGAAAGTGGTTCACGAGGCGGCACGGGCGCACCTCTCGGGGATTGAGTGCCTGGTTGGCATTCCGGGCACGGTCGGCGGCGCGGTGCGGATGAACGCGGGCGGCATCTTCGGCGACATCGGCCGAAGCGTCGAACGCGTCAAGGTCACCGACGTCCACGGCGAAACGTTCTACCGCGAGCGGGAGGACCTCGAGTTCGCCTATCGCTGGAGCAACATTTCCGCACGGTTCATCCTCGAGGCGGAGTTGCGCCTCATGCCGGACAGCCCGCGCGCGATCCTCGCCCGGATGAAAAAAATCTGGATGGCCAAACGCAACACCCAGCCCACCAGCGCCTCGAGCGCCGGCTGTACGTTCAAGAATCCCCCGCGGCATGGCCGCCGGCGCGCTCATTGACCAGGCGGGCCTGAAAGGCGAGTCCGTCGCCGGCGCCGTCGTCTCCCACAAGCACGCCAACTACATCATCGTCAAGGACCCCGCGAAGACGAAAGCCGCCGACATCTGGGCCCTCATCCAGAAGGTCCGCACGACCGTCAGGGAACGCATGGGCGTGGACCTGGAATTGGAGATTGAAGTTTGGCCGAAGCCGCCGCTGTGAAGGAGGCCCGGATCCAGATGAGACTTAGGCCGGGGACGCTGACCATCGGCGTCCTGATGGGCGGGTGTTCGCGCGAACGGGCCGTCAGCCTCGAGAGCGGCCGGATGGTGGCCGAAGCGCTCCAGGGCCTCGGCCACGACGTCCGACCCTGCGACGTCCGGCCGGGCGACCTTACGCCGGACTTCGTCCGGGGCATTGGCGTCGCTTTCCTTGCGCTCCACGGCGAATGGGGCGAAGACGGCGGGATCCAGGAGGAACTGGAACGTCTCGGCGTCTGCTACACGGGCAGCGGGCCCGAGGCGAGCCGCCTGGCGATGGACAAGACGGCCGCCAAGCAGCGGTTCACCGAGGCCGGCGTGCCGACGCCCGCGTTTCGCCAGGCGGCGCCCGGCGACGAGGCATCCTTGCGCGAGGCGTTCGACGCGCTCGGCCCGGCGCTGGTCGTCAAGCCCGTTGCTGATGGGTCGAGCATCGACGTGGCGATGTGCGATTCGCTCGCGTCGGTGCGACGGGCCGCGCAGCCGGTCTGGGCCCGGGGCGAAAAGGCGCTCCTCGAGCGCCGCATCGTCGGGCGCGAACTGACCGTCGGCATCGTGGGGCGCGACGCCCTGCCGGTCATCGAAATCCGCGTGCCGAAAGGATGGTACGACTACCAGGCCAAGTACGTGTCGGACGACACCCAGTACGTTTTCGATCACGGTTTGCCGGCGGAGACGGAGGCGCGGGTCGTCGAGGTGGCGCTGGCCGCCCACGCCGCGCTCGGTTGCCGGGACCTTTCGCGCGTGGACCTGATTTTGCCGCCCGGCGGCGAGCCCCAGGTCCTCGAGGTCAACACGATTCCCGGCTTCACCGCGCACAGCCTGGTGCCGAAAGCGGCGGCGCGGGCGGGCCTCGCGTTCGGCCGGCTGTGCGAGCGCGTGGTAGCCCTGGCGTGCGAGCGGTGCCGGACGGCGCCGAAAACGTAGACTTCGCGCGTCGTCACGTTTAGCCGCGAGCCGAAGGCGAGCGCGGTGTTCGGTAACAAATAGGAGAGCGAGCGTGGCCCAACGCAGGAAAACGCAATACGGACGGCTCCCGAGCGGCGGGGGTGTCGGGCGGGCCATCCTCAAGAGCCTGCTGGCCGCCGCCGCGGCGGCGACCGTTTGCGGCGCCGTCGGCTACGGCTTTATGCGGATGGGCGAAACCGTCCGCGCGGCCCCGGAGTACCAGGTGTCGCGCGAGAGCCTGCGCCTCGTGGCCGGCCCGGAATGGATGACGCCCGCCATCCTCGCGGAACTCGACGTGACGCGGGAGTTGCCCGAGCGCTTCAGCCTGCTCGACCCGACGATCGCGGCGCGCGTGGCGCGGGCCTACGAGCGGTGCGTGTGGGTCGAGCGCGTGGAATCGGTGGTGAAGCGCGACCCGCGCGTGACCGGTAAGGGTCCGCCGCTGGAGGTGCGTCTGAAGTTTCGCCGGCCGGTCGCGTTTGTGCAGGTCAGCGGCCGCGACGGCTTTTACCTGGTGGACGGCCGGGCGGTCCGCCTGCCGGGCGTTTATCGCGAGCCGAAGTTGGGCGAGGTGCGGCTGCTGGTCATCATGGGCTGCCGCGAATCGCCGCCGGAGCCTGGCCGCCTCTGGGCGACGCCCGCGCTCGAATCGGGCGTCCGGGTGGCGGATGCGGTGCAATCGCGCCGCGAGAAGTTCGGCCTGACGACGGTGGACGTTTCAAACTTCGGCGGCCGGCGCGACACCCGCGACACCGAAATCGCGCTCTACACGGAAAACCACACGCAGATTAAGTGGGGCAAGGCGCCGACGCCCGAAGCCGAACGCCTCCAGGAAAAGTCGCCGGCCGAAAAAGTCGGATACCTCGATTTCGTGTACGACCGCCTCGAAGGGCGCATCGACGGCGTGCTGTCCTACATCGACATTCCGAACGAGGCGATCGGACGCCGTTCGACCGCGGACAGCAACCGCCTGCGGAGTTGACCGATGGCTGAGCGGCCTGCCACCGCGCCGCGCCCCAGCGACGGCCCGGCGCCCGTTCGCCGAAACCCCTCGCGGGTCCTCCTCCCCTTCGCCTGGTGCCTTTGGCTGCTGGTGTTCCTGGCCCCTGCGCTCCTGGTCGCGCCGCGCGTTGACGTGCGGCCTTTCTGGTTGACGGCCGGGGCCGCCCCCGCGGCGCTCCTGGCGGCGGCCGCATTCTTCGTGACGGCGGTTTGGCCCTTCTGGTCCGCGCTGGCGGCCCCTTCGGCCGGCCTCTCGGCCCGGGCGGTTGCCCTCAGCCTCCTGGAACTCGTGATGCTTTTTGCCTTGGCCGTCCCGTTCGCGCTGGTGGCGTGGTCGGTCGGCGCGTGGGCGCCGTCGGCGGGTCCGCTGGCGGCCGCAATCGGCACGCTCTCGGTTCTCGGCCTGGGGATTCGGGCGGCGTACCTGGGGATGGGCCCGGTCGGCGGGTGCTGGCTGATCGCGGCCGCGATCCTCGCCTGTGCCGGGCCTTTGATGATCGCTTACGCCGCAGGCGAGACGCTCAATATGGATTTCCCACGCCTGCTGGAGATTAGTCCTGTGGCCAGCGCGATGCGGCTCGGGGTGGACGGCTGGCCGGAGGGGACGTGGCCGATTTTCGCCGGCCTCATCCTCTGGCCGGCGGCGGGCGTAGTTCTCCTGCTCGGAGGCATTTCGGAGTCCCGCCAGCGCCGCCTCCGCGGCGAAGCGCCGTAGTGGCACTTCGCCATCCTTTTTGCCCTCGGATCGCGGGTGAGCACGGGGCGTAATTGCCGGTACCACGGCGCCCCCGGTGTATTCACCGGGGGCTAAATAAAAGGCACATGGCGCGCATCGTTATTTTTATTTAGCCCGGCGTGATTACACGCCGGGCGCCGTGGCCGGGAGGCGTGATTACACGCCGGGCGCCGTTTGCGCCGGAGCGCCTGCCGCCTTGCGTTCCTCCGGCGGGCGCGTCTTCCATCGGCGATGGACCCAGAGGTACTGGTCCGGCGCCATCCGCACGAGGCGCTCGAGGGCCGACGTGAACCGCTGCGTGATCGCCATCGCGCCGTCCACGCCTTTCTCGTACTCGGCCGGGTCGATGATGTCGGTGACGACCCCGTGGTAGTGGAACCGCGGGCCCGTGCGGTACGCGCCGCCGACGACGATCGGCGCCCCCGACTCGAGCGCCAGGTACGCGATGCTCTTGTAGACGGACGCCTTGCGGCCGAAGTATTCGACGAAGAAGCCTCGCCGGCCGGCGTCCTGGTCGGCGGGGAACGCCAGGCGCGTCCCGGCCTCGAGGTGCTCGAACGCCTCGGGCGTCATGCCGTACTTCGAGAGGATCCGCTGGCCCGAGAACTCGCGGATCTTTTTCACGTGGCGGTCCAGGTAGGGATTGTCGAGCGGCCGGCCGACGGAGGTCGTGGGGAACCCCATGGCGGCCATTCCGTAGGCGCTCATCTCCCAGTTGCCGAAGTGGCCGCCCACGATGAGGCACGGCCGGTTCGAGGACACCAGGTCGATAAACCGGTCGAGGTTCAACCCGAGTTCGATATGGCGGAAGTAACTGTTGAACTGCATGAGGCGCGTGAGGCAGAGGAACTCGACGCCGACCATAATCATGTGCTCGAAGGATCGGCGGGCCATGCGGCGGATGGCCCGCGGACTCGCGCCGGGGAAACTGGCGCGCAGGTTTTCGATGGCGACCTGTCGGTGGCGGCGGTCCACCAGGTACAAGAGGCGGCCGACCCATCGGGCCGTCGCCAGGTTCGCGTCGATGGGAAAACACTGCAAGAGCATCTCGACGACGCGGAGGGCGGCGTACTGGCCCGCCCAGACGAGTTGCTGACGCAGGTAAGCCACCGTCTCCCCTTGCCGGGCTATTACGAGCCGCGCGGCATTCCCGACCGGCCGCGATTGTAGG
It contains:
- a CDS encoding UDP-N-acetylmuramoyl-tripeptide--D-alanyl-D-alanine ligase → MKFTVGEIAEATGGEILAGLRPGEGGLRPGEAGSAGAPARRIVTDTRALAAGETFLALRGRRFDGHAFLEKAVRRGASCLVIDRPESLDALGRTDARLGALARAARRRLKCPVIAITGSCGKTTLKEMVGQVLGRRLKGRQPPKSFNNLIGVPLTLLGAEEDDEFVLCEFGTNAPGEIARLSAMAEPTIGAVTLVGSAHLEGLGSLEGVAAEKGALVESLTPKGLAVLNADDPRVAAMAGRCRARVVTFGRCEGADLRAEDLIQTDRSIQFTAVAAGAKAGAGVGFALPVPGEHQALLALAAAAVAREVGVPFEATAEALRDFRPPPMRLAVEEAGGVLVVNDAYNANPESMRAALRLLALWPERRKVFFCGDMLELGAHSAAAHAALGREIAEAGVQRLVCVGTETRATARAAVEAGLAGDAVSTYASADLASADAAKTVERGDVVLVKGSRAIGMERVVEAIAAAAAPAGEPAK
- the mraY gene encoding phospho-N-acetylmuramoyl-pentapeptide-transferase, giving the protein MIYWLIFKVQTVVEFLHAHGLDRYTNVFRYQTFRMAFAVVTSFFLCMAFESPVIRLLRRLKVGGAVDFKHEVVDRMYASKAGTPTMGGLLILPAVLLATVLWADIQNFYVFLGLVTVVWLGVLGGVDDYLKLVKKNRDGLRMWEKLVFQIALAMLLAFFLHQVGKDTIRLPESDERGIALNLPFYKFPILLGFWGFFGIAILVVAGTSNAVNLTDGMDGLAIGSMTPPTAVFLAISYIAGRVDYSAYLFVPYVPGVGELAVFCGALLGASLGFLWYNCSPAQVFMGDTGSLALGGAIGYVALATRQELLLLVAGGIFVLEALSVIGQVAYFKLTGGKRILLMSPMHFHFQLKGWTETQTVVRFWLLGAMFAAMALATLKLR
- a CDS encoding putative peptidoglycan glycosyltransferase FtsW, which translates into the protein MAAGAHALSYDNTDRPIPEARVLVMVVLALMAFGVLMVYSASRSVDPGGGGSYFVRHLLFLPIAIVAMAFGACVPYHWLNRGWLAAAIFVGTVGLLGLVLLFGDPVNGARRWFSVAVAGMRVSFQPSELAKVGLVIFLAHFFSRPKADARSFPRSFLPAMGAIGLVGALIVKEDFGTAALVGFVALLLCLIAGCRWWHFLTVLPFAGLGFWLTVVRVEYRWERLIAFLDPWAHQDGAGWHITQSLMGIGRGGFFGVGIGAGVQKFYIPECETDFIFSVLCEEMGLVGAILVLGLFGVFVWRAGRAIRRAPDRFGFFLATGALLTIGLQAVMNIGVATSALPAKGIGLPFISYGGSGLVMMSLAAGLIASVARSGGSPGRPLWTGAASGPSLLVRRRTCYGR
- a CDS encoding UDP-N-acetylglucosamine--N-acetylmuramyl-(pentapeptide) pyrophosphoryl-undecaprenol N-acetylglucosamine transferase, which codes for MRESGRRIFLAGGGTGGHLYPGLAVAEAILRRRPETSIAFSCTRGEMDSKILRGRGLPVTPIDSRPFRPRSPWSWPRFVISLVLAGNHARRRFREFCPDVVLGLGGYGSYAPVRVGQKYGAATAILNPDIIPGRANRRLARRADAVFCQFQPTLEALGDAARLTGCPVRASVLGRDRAKALAGFGLDAARRTLLVTGASSGAQTVNRSLVALLKDRGLPEGWQVLHLTGELDHAQVAEAYRGIRVPTAVRAYEHDMGLAYAAADLAVARAGASTIAELLAVGLPAVFMPYPFHRDQHQMHQARAVEAMGAAVVVEDRPGDPATWRDLAAALESLMADDGRRRELAGRARAAGRPEAADTVAGALLELADGVAERRHAGIRAGRGTR
- the murC gene encoding UDP-N-acetylmuramate--L-alanine ligase — protein: MAERNPSLPTKPYAGRKIHFVGIGGCGMCGLAEFVLMEGGEVSGSDRKESPATDRLRRLGAQVHVGHDRAHVPAGAERVVSSAAVPPDNPELAEARSRGIPVEKYARFLGRLMELRRGIAVAGTHGKSTTTAMTGFVLREAGLDPSFVIGADVPQLCAASCGGGGSHAGTGPHLVVEACEFNRSFLALAPQAACILNVEEDHLDYYRDLAEIREAFADFASRVSPGGRLVVTGTDLAFSQLTESARATVETFGIGGQWNWRAENLEADRGRFAFDVYRGRDLYGSVRLRIPGQHHVLNALAAVALCHWAGAPAPAVVQALGAFEGARRRTEVLGEAAGVTVVDDYAHHPTEIMATLRAVRQRFEPKRLWVVFQPHQYSRTRFLLKDFARALVLADKVIVPDIYFVRDSELERQAVRSQDLVGEIQGLGADALYMESFDSIRRYLVESLAAGDVLTVMGAGDVWRLGAPLLADLERGSAPTRREPTRRANREGT
- a CDS encoding FAD-binding protein gives rise to the protein MMDIFKGLEPIVQRDFPLGEMTTFGVGGPAEHFARPRNEKELHDLLVQCEKHGLEVRAIGRGSNILVLDEGVPGVVVQLDRDGFGQIAIQDDLVCAGAAALIQKVVHEAARAHLSGIECLVGIPGTVGGAVRMNAGGIFGDIGRSVERVKVTDVHGETFYREREDLEFAYRWSNISARFILEAELRLMPDSPRAILARMKKIWMAKRNTQPTSASSAGCTFKNPPRHGRRRAH
- a CDS encoding D-alanine--D-alanine ligase, with product MRLRPGTLTIGVLMGGCSRERAVSLESGRMVAEALQGLGHDVRPCDVRPGDLTPDFVRGIGVAFLALHGEWGEDGGIQEELERLGVCYTGSGPEASRLAMDKTAAKQRFTEAGVPTPAFRQAAPGDEASLREAFDALGPALVVKPVADGSSIDVAMCDSLASVRRAAQPVWARGEKALLERRIVGRELTVGIVGRDALPVIEIRVPKGWYDYQAKYVSDDTQYVFDHGLPAETEARVVEVALAAHAALGCRDLSRVDLILPPGGEPQVLEVNTIPGFTAHSLVPKAAARAGLAFGRLCERVVALACERCRTAPKT
- a CDS encoding lysophospholipid acyltransferase family protein, which gives rise to MAYLRQQLVWAGQYAALRVVEMLLQCFPIDANLATARWVGRLLYLVDRRHRQVAIENLRASFPGASPRAIRRMARRSFEHMIMVGVEFLCLTRLMQFNSYFRHIELGLNLDRFIDLVSSNRPCLIVGGHFGNWEMSAYGMAAMGFPTTSVGRPLDNPYLDRHVKKIREFSGQRILSKYGMTPEAFEHLEAGTRLAFPADQDAGRRGFFVEYFGRKASVYKSIAYLALESGAPIVVGGAYRTGPRFHYHGVVTDIIDPAEYEKGVDGAMAITQRFTSALERLVRMAPDQYLWVHRRWKTRPPEERKAAGAPAQTAPGV